A window of the Juglans microcarpa x Juglans regia isolate MS1-56 chromosome 5D, Jm3101_v1.0, whole genome shotgun sequence genome harbors these coding sequences:
- the LOC121264117 gene encoding WUSCHEL-related homeobox 11-like isoform X1, whose translation MEEQGQDPNSPSQGSERNEPVRSRWTPKPEQILILESIFNSGMVNPPRDETVRIRKLLEKFGSVGDANVFYWFQNRRSRSRRRQRQMQASLEQRNQAKVASSATQFESTSSALGFGPLLSSPSFASSPSYHVGSSSSCGVLGNDGVDHSHFSLSGQMGFPEIEQGSAVTPAGLCPSDASDLQYQTGLITVFINGVPTEVPKGPLDIKAMFDQDVVLVHCSGVPVAVNEFGFLMQGLQHGESYFLMEKLKNLKGKKEGSSL comes from the exons ATGGAAGAACAAGGGCAAGACCCTAACAGTCCAAGCCAAGGGTCGGAGCGAAACGAACCAGTCAGGTCAAGGTGGACTCCAAAGCCAGAGCAAATCCTAATACTGGAGTCTATCTTCAACAGTGGAATGGTTAATCCTCCCAGAGATGAGACGGTGAGAATAAGAAAACTGCTTGAGAAATTCGGTTCAGTTGGCGATGCAAACGTTTTCTACTGGTTCCAGAACCGCCGGTCAAGATCTCGCCGCCGACAACGCCAGATGCAGGCCAGCCTTGAACAGAGAAATCAAGCAAAAGTAGCAAGTAGTGCAACTCAATTCGAGAGTACTAGCTCCGCTTTGGGTTTCGGGCCCTTATTATCATCACCTTCTTTTGCCTCCTCTCCATCTTATCACGTTGGTTCCTCGTCTTCATGTGGAGTTCTGGGCAACGATGGCgttgatcactctcacttttcTCTCTCTGGTCAAATGGGTTTCCCGGAAATCGAGCAGGGCTCGGCCGTAACGCCTGCAGGTTTATGCCCTTCGGATGCTTCAGATTTGCAATACCAAACTG GATTAATTACAGTGTTTATCAATGGGGTTCCTACTGAAGTTCCAAAGGGGCCACTTGATATCAAGGCAATGTTTGATCAAGACGTAGTGTTGGTCCATTGCTCCGGAGTGCCGGTTGCTGTCAATGAATTTGGCTTCTTAATGCAGGGCCTGCAGCATGGTGAAAGCTATTTCCTG atggaaaaattaaaaaatttaaagggGAAGAAAGAGGGCAGCTCACTCTAG
- the LOC121264117 gene encoding WUSCHEL-related homeobox 11-like isoform X3, translating to MEEQGQDPNSPSQGSERNEPVRSRWTPKPEQILILESIFNSGMVNPPRDETVRIRKLLEKFGSVGDANVFYWFQNRRSRSRRRQRQMQASLEQRNQAKVASSATQFESTSSALGFGPLLSSPSFASSPSYHVGSSSSCGVLGNDGVDHSHFSLSGQMGFPEIEQGSAVTPAGLCPSDASDLQYQTGLITVFINGVPTEVPKGPLDIKAMFDQDVVLVHCSGVPVAVNEFGFLMQGLQHGESYFLVSRQT from the exons ATGGAAGAACAAGGGCAAGACCCTAACAGTCCAAGCCAAGGGTCGGAGCGAAACGAACCAGTCAGGTCAAGGTGGACTCCAAAGCCAGAGCAAATCCTAATACTGGAGTCTATCTTCAACAGTGGAATGGTTAATCCTCCCAGAGATGAGACGGTGAGAATAAGAAAACTGCTTGAGAAATTCGGTTCAGTTGGCGATGCAAACGTTTTCTACTGGTTCCAGAACCGCCGGTCAAGATCTCGCCGCCGACAACGCCAGATGCAGGCCAGCCTTGAACAGAGAAATCAAGCAAAAGTAGCAAGTAGTGCAACTCAATTCGAGAGTACTAGCTCCGCTTTGGGTTTCGGGCCCTTATTATCATCACCTTCTTTTGCCTCCTCTCCATCTTATCACGTTGGTTCCTCGTCTTCATGTGGAGTTCTGGGCAACGATGGCgttgatcactctcacttttcTCTCTCTGGTCAAATGGGTTTCCCGGAAATCGAGCAGGGCTCGGCCGTAACGCCTGCAGGTTTATGCCCTTCGGATGCTTCAGATTTGCAATACCAAACTG GATTAATTACAGTGTTTATCAATGGGGTTCCTACTGAAGTTCCAAAGGGGCCACTTGATATCAAGGCAATGTTTGATCAAGACGTAGTGTTGGTCCATTGCTCCGGAGTGCCGGTTGCTGTCAATGAATTTGGCTTCTTAATGCAGGGCCTGCAGCATGGTGAAAGCTATTTCCTG GTTTCAAGACAAACATAA
- the LOC121264117 gene encoding WUSCHEL-related homeobox 11-like isoform X4, which yields MEEQGQDPNSPSQGSERNEPVRSRWTPKPEQILILESIFNSGMVNPPRDETVRIRKLLEKFGSVGDANVFYWFQNRRSRSRRRQRQMQASLEQRNQAKVASSATQFESTSSALGFGPLLSSPSFASSPSYHVGSSSSCGVLGNDGVDHSHFSLSGQMGFPEIEQGSAVTPAGLCPSDASDLQYQTVFINGVPTEVPKGPLDIKAMFDQDVVLVHCSGVPVAVNEFGFLMQGLQHGESYFLVSRQT from the exons ATGGAAGAACAAGGGCAAGACCCTAACAGTCCAAGCCAAGGGTCGGAGCGAAACGAACCAGTCAGGTCAAGGTGGACTCCAAAGCCAGAGCAAATCCTAATACTGGAGTCTATCTTCAACAGTGGAATGGTTAATCCTCCCAGAGATGAGACGGTGAGAATAAGAAAACTGCTTGAGAAATTCGGTTCAGTTGGCGATGCAAACGTTTTCTACTGGTTCCAGAACCGCCGGTCAAGATCTCGCCGCCGACAACGCCAGATGCAGGCCAGCCTTGAACAGAGAAATCAAGCAAAAGTAGCAAGTAGTGCAACTCAATTCGAGAGTACTAGCTCCGCTTTGGGTTTCGGGCCCTTATTATCATCACCTTCTTTTGCCTCCTCTCCATCTTATCACGTTGGTTCCTCGTCTTCATGTGGAGTTCTGGGCAACGATGGCgttgatcactctcacttttcTCTCTCTGGTCAAATGGGTTTCCCGGAAATCGAGCAGGGCTCGGCCGTAACGCCTGCAGGTTTATGCCCTTCGGATGCTTCAGATTTGCAATACCAAACTG TGTTTATCAATGGGGTTCCTACTGAAGTTCCAAAGGGGCCACTTGATATCAAGGCAATGTTTGATCAAGACGTAGTGTTGGTCCATTGCTCCGGAGTGCCGGTTGCTGTCAATGAATTTGGCTTCTTAATGCAGGGCCTGCAGCATGGTGAAAGCTATTTCCTG GTTTCAAGACAAACATAA
- the LOC121264117 gene encoding WUSCHEL-related homeobox 11-like isoform X2, whose translation MEEQGQDPNSPSQGSERNEPVRSRWTPKPEQILILESIFNSGMVNPPRDETVRIRKLLEKFGSVGDANVFYWFQNRRSRSRRRQRQMQASLEQRNQAKVASSATQFESTSSALGFGPLLSSPSFASSPSYHVGSSSSCGVLGNDGVDHSHFSLSGQMGFPEIEQGSAVTPAGLCPSDASDLQYQTVFINGVPTEVPKGPLDIKAMFDQDVVLVHCSGVPVAVNEFGFLMQGLQHGESYFLMEKLKNLKGKKEGSSL comes from the exons ATGGAAGAACAAGGGCAAGACCCTAACAGTCCAAGCCAAGGGTCGGAGCGAAACGAACCAGTCAGGTCAAGGTGGACTCCAAAGCCAGAGCAAATCCTAATACTGGAGTCTATCTTCAACAGTGGAATGGTTAATCCTCCCAGAGATGAGACGGTGAGAATAAGAAAACTGCTTGAGAAATTCGGTTCAGTTGGCGATGCAAACGTTTTCTACTGGTTCCAGAACCGCCGGTCAAGATCTCGCCGCCGACAACGCCAGATGCAGGCCAGCCTTGAACAGAGAAATCAAGCAAAAGTAGCAAGTAGTGCAACTCAATTCGAGAGTACTAGCTCCGCTTTGGGTTTCGGGCCCTTATTATCATCACCTTCTTTTGCCTCCTCTCCATCTTATCACGTTGGTTCCTCGTCTTCATGTGGAGTTCTGGGCAACGATGGCgttgatcactctcacttttcTCTCTCTGGTCAAATGGGTTTCCCGGAAATCGAGCAGGGCTCGGCCGTAACGCCTGCAGGTTTATGCCCTTCGGATGCTTCAGATTTGCAATACCAAACTG TGTTTATCAATGGGGTTCCTACTGAAGTTCCAAAGGGGCCACTTGATATCAAGGCAATGTTTGATCAAGACGTAGTGTTGGTCCATTGCTCCGGAGTGCCGGTTGCTGTCAATGAATTTGGCTTCTTAATGCAGGGCCTGCAGCATGGTGAAAGCTATTTCCTG atggaaaaattaaaaaatttaaagggGAAGAAAGAGGGCAGCTCACTCTAG